The proteins below come from a single Notamacropus eugenii isolate mMacEug1 chromosome 7, mMacEug1.pri_v2, whole genome shotgun sequence genomic window:
- the CXCL9 gene encoding C-X-C motif chemokine 9 isoform X2 yields MFPKNILAFLVSKTGRCSCINVTPAKIQRKAIQKLAEFPPSSVCPHAEIIATMKNGEKICLDPDSPHSKSLLKTWKEMGNKTNKRKTGNKRRQTKNAKKMKKAQHPPPRKTAQDATSPKKL; encoded by the exons ATGTTCCCCAAGAATATTCTAG cATTCCTGGTCTCCAAAACAGGACGTTGTTCCTGCATCAATGTCACCCCGGCCAAGATCCAGAGAAAAGCCATACAGAAGCTTGCTGAGTTTCCTCCAAGTTCTGTGTGTCCACATGCTGAGATCAT TGCAACGAtgaagaatggggagaaaatatgtctTGACCCAGATTCCCCACATTCGAAGAGTTTGTTAAAAACTTGGAAGGAAATG ggtaacaaaacaaataaacgaaaaacaggaaataaaagaCGACAAACCAAGAACgctaaaaagatgaaaaaagctcAACATCCTCCCCCAAGGAAGACTGCACAAGATGCCACTTCACCAAAAAAACTTTAG
- the CXCL9 gene encoding C-X-C motif chemokine 9 isoform X1, translating to MRSYHIAFLWGITFLTLTGVQAFLVSKTGRCSCINVTPAKIQRKAIQKLAEFPPSSVCPHAEIIATMKNGEKICLDPDSPHSKSLLKTWKEMGNKTNKRKTGNKRRQTKNAKKMKKAQHPPPRKTAQDATSPKKL from the exons ATGAGGAGCTACCATATTGCCTTTCTTTGGGGGATCACCTTCCTGACTCTGACCGGAGTTCAAG cATTCCTGGTCTCCAAAACAGGACGTTGTTCCTGCATCAATGTCACCCCGGCCAAGATCCAGAGAAAAGCCATACAGAAGCTTGCTGAGTTTCCTCCAAGTTCTGTGTGTCCACATGCTGAGATCAT TGCAACGAtgaagaatggggagaaaatatgtctTGACCCAGATTCCCCACATTCGAAGAGTTTGTTAAAAACTTGGAAGGAAATG ggtaacaaaacaaataaacgaaaaacaggaaataaaagaCGACAAACCAAGAACgctaaaaagatgaaaaaagctcAACATCCTCCCCCAAGGAAGACTGCACAAGATGCCACTTCACCAAAAAAACTTTAG